The Sus scrofa isolate TJ Tabasco breed Duroc chromosome 4, Sscrofa11.1, whole genome shotgun sequence genomic sequence ggggaaaaaatgtaaattctgtcGCTTCACATCCTTTAATAGGTTTCAACAGACCTCACGAAAATGCCGTCTCAAATGGAACATGCCATGGAAACCATGATGTTCACATTTCACAAATTTGCTGGGGATAAAGGCTACCTAACAAAGGAGGACCTGAGAGTACTcatggaaaaggagttcccgggATTTTTGGAAGTAAGTATTGAAAGGCTCAGAGAGAACCAGACATAGAAATCAGTGCTTCTGGGCCCTGGTTCCTGTCCCTTCCTCTTTCCAGCCCTTCCCGGGGGAAGTCAGTGCTAGAAAggtgttttcattcatttattgattaaaTATACTGAGTGCCTACTGTTTGTAAGACAGTGGGGTTGGAAACAGAAAGTAAAGAAGACACtgcctctgccctcaaggagctttcaGTTTGGAGGTGAAATGAGACTACACACAAATCACCACAGTTTGAGGTGTTAGAGCGACTTTATCTGGAGTCATCTGCCTCCATAGAGACAGAGTTGCAGGAAAAAAGGCCTTGCACCAGGGAGTAATCAACCAGGGTGCCTGGCTGTCCTCAGGCTGTCCTTTGAGCAGCTTGAATCTCCTTTCTTAAATCCCTTCAGATAAaggctttaaaattcttttttcgaGCTCTACTATAAGGGAATGGTGTGAAATTTACTAAATGAGAGCCAGGCATTGCTCAAGAAATAACTGCTTTTCCCACTGAAAAGGCTGTGTGAACATAGGAGAACAGTTTGGGTTTATGCCTCACCTCTGACAGCCTGAGAGGGATCAGTGAAGGAAGAGGATCTCCCATCAGCTCAGATACATCATTCAGGACATCAGGCCACAAAGCACAGTAGTTCTTTTATACTGCAGGCCCTGGAGAGATGGTTACTGCATTTCACTGAAAGTGAAACATTGCCTAACAAAATAGTAGATTGAAATGCAAGCCCTTCTCTCGCTGCCACAGTCAGAGGTGCTTGAAGCATCACTGTGCTTGGTGTGGAATATTGCATTACCTCTAAAGGGTGGAGGGAGGTGATGGTTAAAGGCAGGGTCCTTTCTCTTGTCATCTGCCTGGTAAATGGCATTAGTCAAGCCTCTGACTCCTGACTCAGTAAACATAGGGTTTTGTAGTACATAATGATTCGCATGTCATCAGTACCAGTCAAACAGATATAAATAGCTTAACTAGCTTctcagagctgcagttaccaCAATGCTCTCCCAGAATGAGTTCGAGGATACTGTTGCTCTGCTTTTGTTGAGTTCTGTGATATAGCCCCAGACCAGGAATTAGATGATCTGGCTCTGCCCGAACTAATATCAGGCAGGTTGCTTCagttttctgggcctcagttccctcctctgtaaaatgagagggcTGGACGTGATTACCTCCAAGATCACTTTCACGTTCTGTGACCCTTCCAGGCAGGCATTAAATTCAAGGACAAAATGTGCTTATTGTAAAGCTTCCCACCACACAAACAAAGGCACTCTGGGTCTATTCCTAAATACTCAGGAGTTAGAAGCCAGGATGACCATCACATGAGACAAAGACCCTTCCTCCTAAAGGCTCTGTGGCTTGATAAATTCAAGTGTTCAGCAATGAGTACTAAACATGGCAGTTTAATTTATTCAAGGATGGGGTCATAATTCCAGGCACATCCACACTCGCTGCATTGACAGAGCATTATGTCATCCAGATTTCACTCCTTCTGATCTCAGCCAGGAAACTGGGGTCGAGGCCAGAATTAACTGAAACCCACCAAAAGCAGAGGCAGCTGTATAGACAGGTTGGAGTTGATTTCTTAGGGCATGTGGGAAATGCTGCTGCTTCACCTTAAGGGATTTCTGAGTGCAGTTTATAAACATCCAGCACACTGGAGACACTGAGTGTCTATTCCCTCCCTCACATATACGAGTCCGTGGAATTCATAAATACTTTACCTGAGCCCTTTAACACCGGTAAAGGGCCATATCTCCTTCTGGTTGACGGCATGGACCCTGCAGGAGAAACCACCCTTTCCCACTTCTAAGCACCATCACTACAGAAAGGAGCGATCAAGTCAATCACAATGAAAgcaggataaaagaaaaaacaaaggggaTCTTGCCTGTCCATCCCAGTTCCATGCACTGGCATTAAGAGTCATGGGGAGTTTAGGATTCCATTACATATATTGCTTTTGAAGTACATTCAATGTAAAAACATCCAGCAAAGAGTACAGGATGGCATAGACGGGCCAACGCATTAAGAATAGAAGCAATCTTAGAGACACTCTGGTCCTACTTCAATTCTTAGCTGTTATACAAAGGCCCACCAAAGCTATGTGACTTACTTAAGGTCACCTGGCTAATGTGATGTGAAGCCACACTAGGTTGGCCTCAGATGTGCCAAGAAATGAGGACCATCTGCCTACCCTCTTTAAACCTAACACGCCCCATGGTATCACAAGTGCCTCTTTAAAACCCATAGAACAATGATCTAAAACTTAACTCTCTAAATAATCACATGAGGTCTTTTATAAGGAGTTTTCTTTGTCAAGGACTTGATCATGCTATTGGAAATAAAAGTTTGTTAAGAGACTTTAAACTACAAAATAGGGAGTTTGGAGTACTGCTTAGGCAGAatcttattattttgaaaactgtatTAACAATTGGACTATAAGGAAAGCAAATCAGAAGACTATGCTGGATTCTAAGAGGACTGAGAATTCAAAGTTGGGGGGGGTCTCCCTTCTCTGGCATTGAACCTCCTCTTTCTAGAAATATGCTGTTTCTAAAGTCCCTGAGTTATTTAAAAGAAAGCCATGAAACCCTCTCTCCTAGcctgaaataaatatgaatttacaGAAATGCTCCCTCAAAGGGAAAACATACATTTAGATGACCTCCAAAAATCACTTATGACCTAAAGCAAGATTTCAAATCattagattttatatatagttgtcaGCCATACACATCACAAGAAGCTCATTGTTGCAACCACTGATTGATACTACttgcctctgttctttttttttttttttttttttttttttcagaatcaaaAAGACCCTCTGGCTGTGGACAAAATAATGAAGGACCTGGACCAGTGCCGAGATGGGAAAGTGGGCTTCCAGAGCTTCTTTTCGCTAATCGCTGGGCTCACCATCGCATGCAATGACTATTTTGTTGTACACATGAAGCAGAAGGGAAAGAAGTAGGCAGCACTGAGCAATCATGCCGCCCTGATAAGAATTCTCACAAAGGGTCGCTTAAGGAATCTGCCCCCCCCCAGCTTCCCCCTGTATAAGGATTTCCTGAGCAGACTGGGACCCTTAGAAAGTGTACAAATAAAACCCAACTCTGCTTtgagaagcagagaaagacaagtcaATTAAACCCAGATaagcttttgatttttatattgcttGCATCCTCTTACCCTCAAtaaacaaatttccttttttagttcTGAATTTGAAACAGAAtgtttgtttgcttcttcagAAATGCTTGTTTCCTGCTTTGTTTTACAAAGAGCCCCCATACCTTGGGCATCTAGCATGAGGCGGAGCTCTTTCCACAGACCCTGCAAACTGGGAGAGCACAGTCTACCAAGGCTTGCAGTCTAATCTCGAAATTGAGCTGCCTGCCCTGTAGCTGTGTCTAGCTGAAGGACAAAAATGCCAAGGATTAAGAGAAGGCACTTCAGGAATACGTTCCAACTTTATAATGACGGAGCATAGTCCTGCCTAGTTAAATC encodes the following:
- the S100A10 gene encoding protein S100-A10 isoform X1 — its product is MPSQMEHAMETMMFTFHKFAGDKGYLTKEDLRVLMEKEFPGFLENQKDPLAVDKIMKDLDQCRDGKVGFQSFFSLIAGLTIACNDYFVVHMKQKGKK